The Mustela erminea isolate mMusErm1 chromosome 18, mMusErm1.Pri, whole genome shotgun sequence genome has a window encoding:
- the SLC16A5 gene encoding monocarboxylate transporter 6 isoform X4, translating to MPQVLERAEGCWAWVVLLASLVTQGLTLGFPTCTGIFFTELQHEFQASNSETSWFPSILTAMLHAGGPLCSILVGRFGCRVTVMLGGALASLGMVAGSFCRTLSQLYLTAGFITGLGMCFSFQSSITVLGFYFHHHRALANALASVGVSLGITLWPLLSRYLLEDLGWRGTFLVFGGVLLHCCVCGAILRPVATSVAPETTEEAPPPPSKAPAPGCLAACGRAIQRHLAFDILRHNAGYRVYTLGVMWMILGFPLPHVFLVPYAMWHGVDEHRAALLVSIIGFSNIFLRPMAGLVAGRRDFAGHRKYLFSLAALLNGLTNLVCAASADFRVLVGYCLLYSVSMSGVGALIFQVLMDIVPMDRFSSALGLFTVLESVSILISPPLAAKWGG from the exons ATGCCCCAGGTCCTGGAGCGTGCAGAGGGCTGCTGGGCCTGGGTGGTGCTGCTGGCCTCCCTGGTGACCCAGGGCCTCACTCTGGGCTTCCCCACATGCACTGGCATCTTCTTCACTGAACTACAGCATGAGTTCCAGGCCAGCAACAGTGAGACCTCATGGTTCCCTTCCATCCTGACAGCCATGCTCCACGCTGGGG GACCCCTGTGCAGCATCCTGGTGGGACGCTTTGGCTGCCGAGTGACGGTGATGCTGGGGGGCGCACTGGCCAGCCTGGGCATGGTAGCAGGCTCCTTCTGCCGCACCCTTAGCCAGCTCTACCTCACAGCAGGATTCATCACAG GCCTGGGCATGTGCTTCAGCTTCCAGTCGAGCATCACCGTGCTGGGCTTCTACTTCCACCACCACCGGGCTCTGGCCAACGCTCTGGCTTCGGTGGGCGTGTCCCTGGGCATCACGCTCTGGCCACTGCTCTCCCGCTACCTCCTGGAGGACCTGGGCTGGAGGGGCACCTTCCTTGTCTTCGGCGGCGTTCTTCTCCACTGCTGCGTCTGTGGGGCCATCCTGAGGCCCGTGGCCACCAGCGTGGCCCCTGAGACCACAGAAGAGGCGCCGCCCCCACCTTCCAAGGCTCCTGCTCCCGGCTGCCTGGCAGCGTGTGGTCGGGCCATCCAGCGCCACCTGGCCTTTGATATCCTGCGGCACAACGCGGGCTACCGAGTGTACACGCTGGGCGTTATGTGGATGATCCTGGGCTTCCCGCTGCCGCACGTCTTCCTGGTGCCGTACGCCATGTGGCACGGGGTGGACGAACACAGGGCGGCCCTGCTGGTCTCCATCATTGGCTTTAGCAACATCTTCCTGCGGCCCATGGCCGGGCTGGTGGCGGGCCGGCGCGACTTCGCGGGCCACCGGAAGTACCTGTTCAGCCTGGCAGCCCTGCTCAATGGCCTCACCAACCTGGTGTGCGCCGCGTCGGCCGACTTCCGGGTGTTGGTGGGCTACTGCTTGCTGTACAGCGTGTCCATGAGCGGCGTCGGAGCCCTCATCTTCCAGGTCCTCATGGACATCGTCCCCATGGATCGGTTCTCTAGCGCCCTGGGCCTCTTCACCGTCCTGGAGAGCGTCTCCATCCTCATCTCCCCGCCCCTGGCTG CAAAGTGGGGAGGTTAA
- the SLC16A5 gene encoding monocarboxylate transporter 6 isoform X2 codes for MPQVLERAEGCWAWVVLLASLVTQGLTLGFPTCTGIFFTELQHEFQASNSETSWFPSILTAMLHAGGLGMCFSFQSSITVLGFYFHHHRALANALASVGVSLGITLWPLLSRYLLEDLGWRGTFLVFGGVLLHCCVCGAILRPVATSVAPETTEEAPPPPSKAPAPGCLAACGRAIQRHLAFDILRHNAGYRVYTLGVMWMILGFPLPHVFLVPYAMWHGVDEHRAALLVSIIGFSNIFLRPMAGLVAGRRDFAGHRKYLFSLAALLNGLTNLVCAASADFRVLVGYCLLYSVSMSGVGALIFQVLMDIVPMDRFSSALGLFTVLESVSILISPPLAGLLLDTTDNNFSYVFYMSSFFLISAALFMGGSFCALQKKERPGKPAEAEGAITEVPSEQGLMVEDSRGSKKQLYTEVMYVTSV; via the exons ATGCCCCAGGTCCTGGAGCGTGCAGAGGGCTGCTGGGCCTGGGTGGTGCTGCTGGCCTCCCTGGTGACCCAGGGCCTCACTCTGGGCTTCCCCACATGCACTGGCATCTTCTTCACTGAACTACAGCATGAGTTCCAGGCCAGCAACAGTGAGACCTCATGGTTCCCTTCCATCCTGACAGCCATGCTCCACGCTGGGG GCCTGGGCATGTGCTTCAGCTTCCAGTCGAGCATCACCGTGCTGGGCTTCTACTTCCACCACCACCGGGCTCTGGCCAACGCTCTGGCTTCGGTGGGCGTGTCCCTGGGCATCACGCTCTGGCCACTGCTCTCCCGCTACCTCCTGGAGGACCTGGGCTGGAGGGGCACCTTCCTTGTCTTCGGCGGCGTTCTTCTCCACTGCTGCGTCTGTGGGGCCATCCTGAGGCCCGTGGCCACCAGCGTGGCCCCTGAGACCACAGAAGAGGCGCCGCCCCCACCTTCCAAGGCTCCTGCTCCCGGCTGCCTGGCAGCGTGTGGTCGGGCCATCCAGCGCCACCTGGCCTTTGATATCCTGCGGCACAACGCGGGCTACCGAGTGTACACGCTGGGCGTTATGTGGATGATCCTGGGCTTCCCGCTGCCGCACGTCTTCCTGGTGCCGTACGCCATGTGGCACGGGGTGGACGAACACAGGGCGGCCCTGCTGGTCTCCATCATTGGCTTTAGCAACATCTTCCTGCGGCCCATGGCCGGGCTGGTGGCGGGCCGGCGCGACTTCGCGGGCCACCGGAAGTACCTGTTCAGCCTGGCAGCCCTGCTCAATGGCCTCACCAACCTGGTGTGCGCCGCGTCGGCCGACTTCCGGGTGTTGGTGGGCTACTGCTTGCTGTACAGCGTGTCCATGAGCGGCGTCGGAGCCCTCATCTTCCAGGTCCTCATGGACATCGTCCCCATGGATCGGTTCTCTAGCGCCCTGGGCCTCTTCACCGTCCTGGAGAGCGTCTCCATCCTCATCTCCCCGCCCCTGGCTG GGCTTCTCCTGGACACCACCGACAACAACTTTAGCTACGTTTTCTACATGTCAAGCTTCTTCCTTATATCAGCTGCCCTCTTCATGGGTGGCAGCTTCTGTGCCCTGCAGAAGAAGGAGAGGCCAGGCAAGCCGGCCGAGGCAGAAGGAGCCATCACGGAGGTGCCCTCAGAGCAGGGCCTCATGGTGGAGGACTCACGTGGTTCCAAGAAGCAGCTGTACACAGAGGTCATGTATGTGACCAGCGTCTGA
- the SLC16A5 gene encoding monocarboxylate transporter 6 isoform X5: protein MLGGALASLGMVAGSFCRTLSQLYLTAGFITGLGMCFSFQSSITVLGFYFHHHRALANALASVGVSLGITLWPLLSRYLLEDLGWRGTFLVFGGVLLHCCVCGAILRPVATSVAPETTEEAPPPPSKAPAPGCLAACGRAIQRHLAFDILRHNAGYRVYTLGVMWMILGFPLPHVFLVPYAMWHGVDEHRAALLVSIIGFSNIFLRPMAGLVAGRRDFAGHRKYLFSLAALLNGLTNLVCAASADFRVLVGYCLLYSVSMSGVGALIFQVLMDIVPMDRFSSALGLFTVLESVSILISPPLAGLLLDTTDNNFSYVFYMSSFFLISAALFMGGSFCALQKKERPGKPAEAEGAITEVPSEQGLMVEDSRGSKKQLYTEVMYVTSV, encoded by the exons ATGCTGGGGGGCGCACTGGCCAGCCTGGGCATGGTAGCAGGCTCCTTCTGCCGCACCCTTAGCCAGCTCTACCTCACAGCAGGATTCATCACAG GCCTGGGCATGTGCTTCAGCTTCCAGTCGAGCATCACCGTGCTGGGCTTCTACTTCCACCACCACCGGGCTCTGGCCAACGCTCTGGCTTCGGTGGGCGTGTCCCTGGGCATCACGCTCTGGCCACTGCTCTCCCGCTACCTCCTGGAGGACCTGGGCTGGAGGGGCACCTTCCTTGTCTTCGGCGGCGTTCTTCTCCACTGCTGCGTCTGTGGGGCCATCCTGAGGCCCGTGGCCACCAGCGTGGCCCCTGAGACCACAGAAGAGGCGCCGCCCCCACCTTCCAAGGCTCCTGCTCCCGGCTGCCTGGCAGCGTGTGGTCGGGCCATCCAGCGCCACCTGGCCTTTGATATCCTGCGGCACAACGCGGGCTACCGAGTGTACACGCTGGGCGTTATGTGGATGATCCTGGGCTTCCCGCTGCCGCACGTCTTCCTGGTGCCGTACGCCATGTGGCACGGGGTGGACGAACACAGGGCGGCCCTGCTGGTCTCCATCATTGGCTTTAGCAACATCTTCCTGCGGCCCATGGCCGGGCTGGTGGCGGGCCGGCGCGACTTCGCGGGCCACCGGAAGTACCTGTTCAGCCTGGCAGCCCTGCTCAATGGCCTCACCAACCTGGTGTGCGCCGCGTCGGCCGACTTCCGGGTGTTGGTGGGCTACTGCTTGCTGTACAGCGTGTCCATGAGCGGCGTCGGAGCCCTCATCTTCCAGGTCCTCATGGACATCGTCCCCATGGATCGGTTCTCTAGCGCCCTGGGCCTCTTCACCGTCCTGGAGAGCGTCTCCATCCTCATCTCCCCGCCCCTGGCTG GGCTTCTCCTGGACACCACCGACAACAACTTTAGCTACGTTTTCTACATGTCAAGCTTCTTCCTTATATCAGCTGCCCTCTTCATGGGTGGCAGCTTCTGTGCCCTGCAGAAGAAGGAGAGGCCAGGCAAGCCGGCCGAGGCAGAAGGAGCCATCACGGAGGTGCCCTCAGAGCAGGGCCTCATGGTGGAGGACTCACGTGGTTCCAAGAAGCAGCTGTACACAGAGGTCATGTATGTGACCAGCGTCTGA
- the SLC16A5 gene encoding monocarboxylate transporter 6 isoform X1, producing MPQVLERAEGCWAWVVLLASLVTQGLTLGFPTCTGIFFTELQHEFQASNSETSWFPSILTAMLHAGGPLCSILVGRFGCRVTVMLGGALASLGMVAGSFCRTLSQLYLTAGFITGLGMCFSFQSSITVLGFYFHHHRALANALASVGVSLGITLWPLLSRYLLEDLGWRGTFLVFGGVLLHCCVCGAILRPVATSVAPETTEEAPPPPSKAPAPGCLAACGRAIQRHLAFDILRHNAGYRVYTLGVMWMILGFPLPHVFLVPYAMWHGVDEHRAALLVSIIGFSNIFLRPMAGLVAGRRDFAGHRKYLFSLAALLNGLTNLVCAASADFRVLVGYCLLYSVSMSGVGALIFQVLMDIVPMDRFSSALGLFTVLESVSILISPPLAGLLLDTTDNNFSYVFYMSSFFLISAALFMGGSFCALQKKERPGKPAEAEGAITEVPSEQGLMVEDSRGSKKQLYTEVMYVTSV from the exons ATGCCCCAGGTCCTGGAGCGTGCAGAGGGCTGCTGGGCCTGGGTGGTGCTGCTGGCCTCCCTGGTGACCCAGGGCCTCACTCTGGGCTTCCCCACATGCACTGGCATCTTCTTCACTGAACTACAGCATGAGTTCCAGGCCAGCAACAGTGAGACCTCATGGTTCCCTTCCATCCTGACAGCCATGCTCCACGCTGGGG GACCCCTGTGCAGCATCCTGGTGGGACGCTTTGGCTGCCGAGTGACGGTGATGCTGGGGGGCGCACTGGCCAGCCTGGGCATGGTAGCAGGCTCCTTCTGCCGCACCCTTAGCCAGCTCTACCTCACAGCAGGATTCATCACAG GCCTGGGCATGTGCTTCAGCTTCCAGTCGAGCATCACCGTGCTGGGCTTCTACTTCCACCACCACCGGGCTCTGGCCAACGCTCTGGCTTCGGTGGGCGTGTCCCTGGGCATCACGCTCTGGCCACTGCTCTCCCGCTACCTCCTGGAGGACCTGGGCTGGAGGGGCACCTTCCTTGTCTTCGGCGGCGTTCTTCTCCACTGCTGCGTCTGTGGGGCCATCCTGAGGCCCGTGGCCACCAGCGTGGCCCCTGAGACCACAGAAGAGGCGCCGCCCCCACCTTCCAAGGCTCCTGCTCCCGGCTGCCTGGCAGCGTGTGGTCGGGCCATCCAGCGCCACCTGGCCTTTGATATCCTGCGGCACAACGCGGGCTACCGAGTGTACACGCTGGGCGTTATGTGGATGATCCTGGGCTTCCCGCTGCCGCACGTCTTCCTGGTGCCGTACGCCATGTGGCACGGGGTGGACGAACACAGGGCGGCCCTGCTGGTCTCCATCATTGGCTTTAGCAACATCTTCCTGCGGCCCATGGCCGGGCTGGTGGCGGGCCGGCGCGACTTCGCGGGCCACCGGAAGTACCTGTTCAGCCTGGCAGCCCTGCTCAATGGCCTCACCAACCTGGTGTGCGCCGCGTCGGCCGACTTCCGGGTGTTGGTGGGCTACTGCTTGCTGTACAGCGTGTCCATGAGCGGCGTCGGAGCCCTCATCTTCCAGGTCCTCATGGACATCGTCCCCATGGATCGGTTCTCTAGCGCCCTGGGCCTCTTCACCGTCCTGGAGAGCGTCTCCATCCTCATCTCCCCGCCCCTGGCTG GGCTTCTCCTGGACACCACCGACAACAACTTTAGCTACGTTTTCTACATGTCAAGCTTCTTCCTTATATCAGCTGCCCTCTTCATGGGTGGCAGCTTCTGTGCCCTGCAGAAGAAGGAGAGGCCAGGCAAGCCGGCCGAGGCAGAAGGAGCCATCACGGAGGTGCCCTCAGAGCAGGGCCTCATGGTGGAGGACTCACGTGGTTCCAAGAAGCAGCTGTACACAGAGGTCATGTATGTGACCAGCGTCTGA
- the SLC16A5 gene encoding monocarboxylate transporter 6 isoform X6, which yields MSRSGGQLGVQRKRKKVMRFNHGLGMCFSFQSSITVLGFYFHHHRALANALASVGVSLGITLWPLLSRYLLEDLGWRGTFLVFGGVLLHCCVCGAILRPVATSVAPETTEEAPPPPSKAPAPGCLAACGRAIQRHLAFDILRHNAGYRVYTLGVMWMILGFPLPHVFLVPYAMWHGVDEHRAALLVSIIGFSNIFLRPMAGLVAGRRDFAGHRKYLFSLAALLNGLTNLVCAASADFRVLVGYCLLYSVSMSGVGALIFQVLMDIVPMDRFSSALGLFTVLESVSILISPPLAGLLLDTTDNNFSYVFYMSSFFLISAALFMGGSFCALQKKERPGKPAEAEGAITEVPSEQGLMVEDSRGSKKQLYTEVMYVTSV from the exons ATGTCCCGCAGTGGGGGACAGCTTGGtgtccagaggaagagaaagaaggtgaTGCGGTTCAATCATG GCCTGGGCATGTGCTTCAGCTTCCAGTCGAGCATCACCGTGCTGGGCTTCTACTTCCACCACCACCGGGCTCTGGCCAACGCTCTGGCTTCGGTGGGCGTGTCCCTGGGCATCACGCTCTGGCCACTGCTCTCCCGCTACCTCCTGGAGGACCTGGGCTGGAGGGGCACCTTCCTTGTCTTCGGCGGCGTTCTTCTCCACTGCTGCGTCTGTGGGGCCATCCTGAGGCCCGTGGCCACCAGCGTGGCCCCTGAGACCACAGAAGAGGCGCCGCCCCCACCTTCCAAGGCTCCTGCTCCCGGCTGCCTGGCAGCGTGTGGTCGGGCCATCCAGCGCCACCTGGCCTTTGATATCCTGCGGCACAACGCGGGCTACCGAGTGTACACGCTGGGCGTTATGTGGATGATCCTGGGCTTCCCGCTGCCGCACGTCTTCCTGGTGCCGTACGCCATGTGGCACGGGGTGGACGAACACAGGGCGGCCCTGCTGGTCTCCATCATTGGCTTTAGCAACATCTTCCTGCGGCCCATGGCCGGGCTGGTGGCGGGCCGGCGCGACTTCGCGGGCCACCGGAAGTACCTGTTCAGCCTGGCAGCCCTGCTCAATGGCCTCACCAACCTGGTGTGCGCCGCGTCGGCCGACTTCCGGGTGTTGGTGGGCTACTGCTTGCTGTACAGCGTGTCCATGAGCGGCGTCGGAGCCCTCATCTTCCAGGTCCTCATGGACATCGTCCCCATGGATCGGTTCTCTAGCGCCCTGGGCCTCTTCACCGTCCTGGAGAGCGTCTCCATCCTCATCTCCCCGCCCCTGGCTG GGCTTCTCCTGGACACCACCGACAACAACTTTAGCTACGTTTTCTACATGTCAAGCTTCTTCCTTATATCAGCTGCCCTCTTCATGGGTGGCAGCTTCTGTGCCCTGCAGAAGAAGGAGAGGCCAGGCAAGCCGGCCGAGGCAGAAGGAGCCATCACGGAGGTGCCCTCAGAGCAGGGCCTCATGGTGGAGGACTCACGTGGTTCCAAGAAGCAGCTGTACACAGAGGTCATGTATGTGACCAGCGTCTGA
- the SLC16A5 gene encoding monocarboxylate transporter 6 isoform X3 — protein MESASGPLCSILVGRFGCRVTVMLGGALASLGMVAGSFCRTLSQLYLTAGFITGLGMCFSFQSSITVLGFYFHHHRALANALASVGVSLGITLWPLLSRYLLEDLGWRGTFLVFGGVLLHCCVCGAILRPVATSVAPETTEEAPPPPSKAPAPGCLAACGRAIQRHLAFDILRHNAGYRVYTLGVMWMILGFPLPHVFLVPYAMWHGVDEHRAALLVSIIGFSNIFLRPMAGLVAGRRDFAGHRKYLFSLAALLNGLTNLVCAASADFRVLVGYCLLYSVSMSGVGALIFQVLMDIVPMDRFSSALGLFTVLESVSILISPPLAGLLLDTTDNNFSYVFYMSSFFLISAALFMGGSFCALQKKERPGKPAEAEGAITEVPSEQGLMVEDSRGSKKQLYTEVMYVTSV, from the exons ATGGAATCAGCCTCAG GACCCCTGTGCAGCATCCTGGTGGGACGCTTTGGCTGCCGAGTGACGGTGATGCTGGGGGGCGCACTGGCCAGCCTGGGCATGGTAGCAGGCTCCTTCTGCCGCACCCTTAGCCAGCTCTACCTCACAGCAGGATTCATCACAG GCCTGGGCATGTGCTTCAGCTTCCAGTCGAGCATCACCGTGCTGGGCTTCTACTTCCACCACCACCGGGCTCTGGCCAACGCTCTGGCTTCGGTGGGCGTGTCCCTGGGCATCACGCTCTGGCCACTGCTCTCCCGCTACCTCCTGGAGGACCTGGGCTGGAGGGGCACCTTCCTTGTCTTCGGCGGCGTTCTTCTCCACTGCTGCGTCTGTGGGGCCATCCTGAGGCCCGTGGCCACCAGCGTGGCCCCTGAGACCACAGAAGAGGCGCCGCCCCCACCTTCCAAGGCTCCTGCTCCCGGCTGCCTGGCAGCGTGTGGTCGGGCCATCCAGCGCCACCTGGCCTTTGATATCCTGCGGCACAACGCGGGCTACCGAGTGTACACGCTGGGCGTTATGTGGATGATCCTGGGCTTCCCGCTGCCGCACGTCTTCCTGGTGCCGTACGCCATGTGGCACGGGGTGGACGAACACAGGGCGGCCCTGCTGGTCTCCATCATTGGCTTTAGCAACATCTTCCTGCGGCCCATGGCCGGGCTGGTGGCGGGCCGGCGCGACTTCGCGGGCCACCGGAAGTACCTGTTCAGCCTGGCAGCCCTGCTCAATGGCCTCACCAACCTGGTGTGCGCCGCGTCGGCCGACTTCCGGGTGTTGGTGGGCTACTGCTTGCTGTACAGCGTGTCCATGAGCGGCGTCGGAGCCCTCATCTTCCAGGTCCTCATGGACATCGTCCCCATGGATCGGTTCTCTAGCGCCCTGGGCCTCTTCACCGTCCTGGAGAGCGTCTCCATCCTCATCTCCCCGCCCCTGGCTG GGCTTCTCCTGGACACCACCGACAACAACTTTAGCTACGTTTTCTACATGTCAAGCTTCTTCCTTATATCAGCTGCCCTCTTCATGGGTGGCAGCTTCTGTGCCCTGCAGAAGAAGGAGAGGCCAGGCAAGCCGGCCGAGGCAGAAGGAGCCATCACGGAGGTGCCCTCAGAGCAGGGCCTCATGGTGGAGGACTCACGTGGTTCCAAGAAGCAGCTGTACACAGAGGTCATGTATGTGACCAGCGTCTGA